In a single window of the Rhineura floridana isolate rRhiFlo1 chromosome 3, rRhiFlo1.hap2, whole genome shotgun sequence genome:
- the PCBP2 gene encoding poly(rC)-binding protein 2 isoform X6, with the protein MDTGVIEGGLNVTLTIRLLMHGKEVGSIIGKKGESVKKMREESGARINISEGNCPERIITLAGPTNAIFKAFAMIIDKLEEDISSSMTNSTASSRPPVTLRLVVPASQCGSLIGKGGCKIKEIRESTGAQVQVAGDMLPNSTERAITIAGIPQSIIECVKQICVVMLESPPKGVTIPYRPKPSSSPVIFAGGQDRYSSGSASYPHTAPSMCLNSDLEGPPQELTKLHQLAMQQSHFPMSHGNTGFSAGLDASAQTTSHELTIPNDLIGCIIGRQGAKINEIRQMSGAQIKIANPVEGSTDRQVTITGSAASISLAQYLINVSLESAKPSSQAASVTIPDHLSINLSQPSTPSSSSSSTTTPSLATAGVSEAPSSLPNPLPTAPCVSSLLGMKPVPLLALNVVSAAKGASTTSAVPCVTNKLKTEKQRFSPY; encoded by the exons ATGGACACTGGTGTTATCGAAGGAGGTTTAAATGTCACACTTACCATTCGCCTACTTATGCATGGGAAG GAGGTTGGAAGCATCATTGGGAAG aaAGGAGAATCTGTAAAGAAGATGCGTGAAGAG AGTGGTGCTCGCATTAATATCTCAGAAGGGAACTGCCCAGAACGGATTATCACTCTTGCTGGACCCACTAATGCCATTTTCAAAGCATTTGCTATGATCattgacaaactggaagag GATATCAGCAGCTCAATGACCAACAGCACGGCTTCTAGCAGGCCCCCCGTCACTCTGAGACTTGTGGTACCTGCAAGCCAATGTGGCTCTCTCATTGGGAAAGGAGGCTGCAAGATCAAGGAGATAAGAGAG AGCACAGGGGCACAGGTCCAGGTGGCTGGAGACATGTTGCCCAACTCTACTGAGAGAGCGATCACCATTGCTGGGATTCCACAGTCCATCATTGAGTGTGTCAAACAGATCTGTGTTGTCATGCTGGAG TCTCCCCCAAAGGGTGTCACCATCCCTTACCGACCCAAGCCATCCAGTTCTCCTGTCATCTTTGCAGGCGGTCAG GACAGGtacagcagcggcagtgcaagcTACCCCCACACCGCCCCATCAATGTGCCTCAACTCTGACCTGGAGGGACCACCTCAAGAG CTGACCAAGCTGCACCAGTTGGCAATGCAACAGTCACATTTTCCAATGTCTCATGGCAACACTGGATTCAGTG CAGGTTTGGATGCGTCAGCTCAAACTACTTCTCATGAACTCACCATTCCAAATGAT CTGATTGGATGCATCATTGGGCGTCAAGGCGCCAAGATCAATGAGATTCGCCAGATGTCTGGGGCGCAGATCAAAATTGCCAATCCCGTGGAAGGATCTACTGACAGGCAGGTTACCATAACTGGATCTGCAGCCAGCATTAGCCTGGCTCAGTATCTAATTAATGTCAG TTTAGAAAGCGCTAAACCCTCCTCCCAGGCAGCCTCCGTCACGATCCCCGACCACCTCAGCATCAACCTCTCTCAACCCTCcaccccttcttcttcttcctcctccaccaccaccccctcgcTTGCGACAGCAGGGGTCTCCGAAGCACCCTCCAGCCTCCCCAACCCTCTTCCGACCGCCCCCTGTGTCTCCAGTCTGCTTGGCATGAAACCCGTCCCTCTCCTGGCTCTAAATGTTGTGTCTGCTGCTAAGGGTGCCTCCACCACCTCAGCTGTGCCATGTGTTACTAACAAACTGAAAACGGAAAAACAGAGATTCTCTCCCTACTGA
- the PCBP2 gene encoding poly(rC)-binding protein 2 isoform X5 — protein sequence MDTGVIEGGLNVTLTIRLLMHGKEVGSIIGKKGESVKKMREESGARINISEGNCPERIITLAGPTNAIFKAFAMIIDKLEEDISSSMTNSTASSRPPVTLRLVVPASQCGSLIGKGGCKIKEIRESTGAQVQVAGDMLPNSTERAITIAGIPQSIIECVKQICVVMLESPPKGVTIPYRPKPSSSPVIFAGGQDRYSSGSASYPHTAPSMCLNSDLEGPPQELTKLHQLAMQQSHFPMSHGNTGFSGVESSSPDVEGYWAGLDASAQTTSHELTIPNDLIGCIIGRQGAKINEIRQMSGAQIKIANPVEGSTDRQVTITGSAASISLAQYLINVSLESAKPSSQAASVTIPDHLSINLSQPSTPSSSSSSTTTPSLATAGVSEAPSSLPNPLPTAPCVSSLLGMKPVPLLALNVVSAAKGASTTSAVPCVTNKLKTEKQRFSPY from the exons ATGGACACTGGTGTTATCGAAGGAGGTTTAAATGTCACACTTACCATTCGCCTACTTATGCATGGGAAG GAGGTTGGAAGCATCATTGGGAAG aaAGGAGAATCTGTAAAGAAGATGCGTGAAGAG AGTGGTGCTCGCATTAATATCTCAGAAGGGAACTGCCCAGAACGGATTATCACTCTTGCTGGACCCACTAATGCCATTTTCAAAGCATTTGCTATGATCattgacaaactggaagag GATATCAGCAGCTCAATGACCAACAGCACGGCTTCTAGCAGGCCCCCCGTCACTCTGAGACTTGTGGTACCTGCAAGCCAATGTGGCTCTCTCATTGGGAAAGGAGGCTGCAAGATCAAGGAGATAAGAGAG AGCACAGGGGCACAGGTCCAGGTGGCTGGAGACATGTTGCCCAACTCTACTGAGAGAGCGATCACCATTGCTGGGATTCCACAGTCCATCATTGAGTGTGTCAAACAGATCTGTGTTGTCATGCTGGAG TCTCCCCCAAAGGGTGTCACCATCCCTTACCGACCCAAGCCATCCAGTTCTCCTGTCATCTTTGCAGGCGGTCAG GACAGGtacagcagcggcagtgcaagcTACCCCCACACCGCCCCATCAATGTGCCTCAACTCTGACCTGGAGGGACCACCTCAAGAG CTGACCAAGCTGCACCAGTTGGCAATGCAACAGTCACATTTTCCAATGTCTCATGGCAACACTGGATTCAGTG GCGTTGAATCCAGCTCTCCAGATGTAGAAGGCTATTGGG CAGGTTTGGATGCGTCAGCTCAAACTACTTCTCATGAACTCACCATTCCAAATGAT CTGATTGGATGCATCATTGGGCGTCAAGGCGCCAAGATCAATGAGATTCGCCAGATGTCTGGGGCGCAGATCAAAATTGCCAATCCCGTGGAAGGATCTACTGACAGGCAGGTTACCATAACTGGATCTGCAGCCAGCATTAGCCTGGCTCAGTATCTAATTAATGTCAG TTTAGAAAGCGCTAAACCCTCCTCCCAGGCAGCCTCCGTCACGATCCCCGACCACCTCAGCATCAACCTCTCTCAACCCTCcaccccttcttcttcttcctcctccaccaccaccccctcgcTTGCGACAGCAGGGGTCTCCGAAGCACCCTCCAGCCTCCCCAACCCTCTTCCGACCGCCCCCTGTGTCTCCAGTCTGCTTGGCATGAAACCCGTCCCTCTCCTGGCTCTAAATGTTGTGTCTGCTGCTAAGGGTGCCTCCACCACCTCAGCTGTGCCATGTGTTACTAACAAACTGAAAACGGAAAAACAGAGATTCTCTCCCTACTGA
- the PCBP2 gene encoding poly(rC)-binding protein 2 isoform X16 — translation MDTGVIEGGLNVTLTIRLLMHGKEVGSIIGKKGESVKKMREESGARINISEGNCPERIITLAGPTNAIFKAFAMIIDKLEEDISSSMTNSTASSRPPVTLRLVVPASQCGSLIGKGGCKIKEIRESTGAQVQVAGDMLPNSTERAITIAGIPQSIIECVKQICVVMLESPPKGVTIPYRPKPSSSPVIFAGGQAYTIQGQYAIPQPDLTKLHQLAMQQSHFPMSHGNTGFSAGLDASAQTTSHELTIPNDLIGCIIGRQGAKINEIRQMSGAQIKIANPVEGSTDRQVTITGSAASISLAQYLINVRLSSETGGMGSS, via the exons ATGGACACTGGTGTTATCGAAGGAGGTTTAAATGTCACACTTACCATTCGCCTACTTATGCATGGGAAG GAGGTTGGAAGCATCATTGGGAAG aaAGGAGAATCTGTAAAGAAGATGCGTGAAGAG AGTGGTGCTCGCATTAATATCTCAGAAGGGAACTGCCCAGAACGGATTATCACTCTTGCTGGACCCACTAATGCCATTTTCAAAGCATTTGCTATGATCattgacaaactggaagag GATATCAGCAGCTCAATGACCAACAGCACGGCTTCTAGCAGGCCCCCCGTCACTCTGAGACTTGTGGTACCTGCAAGCCAATGTGGCTCTCTCATTGGGAAAGGAGGCTGCAAGATCAAGGAGATAAGAGAG AGCACAGGGGCACAGGTCCAGGTGGCTGGAGACATGTTGCCCAACTCTACTGAGAGAGCGATCACCATTGCTGGGATTCCACAGTCCATCATTGAGTGTGTCAAACAGATCTGTGTTGTCATGCTGGAG TCTCCCCCAAAGGGTGTCACCATCCCTTACCGACCCAAGCCATCCAGTTCTCCTGTCATCTTTGCAGGCGGTCAG GCCTATACCATTCAAGGACAGTATGCCATTCCACAGCCAGAT CTGACCAAGCTGCACCAGTTGGCAATGCAACAGTCACATTTTCCAATGTCTCATGGCAACACTGGATTCAGTG CAGGTTTGGATGCGTCAGCTCAAACTACTTCTCATGAACTCACCATTCCAAATGAT CTGATTGGATGCATCATTGGGCGTCAAGGCGCCAAGATCAATGAGATTCGCCAGATGTCTGGGGCGCAGATCAAAATTGCCAATCCCGTGGAAGGATCTACTGACAGGCAGGTTACCATAACTGGATCTGCAGCCAGCATTAGCCTGGCTCAGTATCTAATTAATGTCAG
- the PCBP2 gene encoding poly(rC)-binding protein 2 isoform X3 yields MDTGVIEGGLNVTLTIRLLMHGKEVGSIIGKKGESVKKMREESGARINISEGNCPERIITLAGPTNAIFKAFAMIIDKLEEDISSSMTNSTASSRPPVTLRLVVPASQCGSLIGKGGCKIKEIRESTGAQVQVAGDMLPNSTERAITIAGIPQSIIECVKQICVVMLESPPKGVTIPYRPKPSSSPVIFAGGQDRYSSGSASYPHTAPSMCLNSDLEGPPQEAYTIQGQYAIPQPDLTKLHQLAMQQSHFPMSHGNTGFSAGLDASAQTTSHELTIPNDLIGCIIGRQGAKINEIRQMSGAQIKIANPVEGSTDRQVTITGSAASISLAQYLINVSLESAKPSSQAASVTIPDHLSINLSQPSTPSSSSSSTTTPSLATAGVSEAPSSLPNPLPTAPCVSSLLGMKPVPLLALNVVSAAKGASTTSAVPCVTNKLKTEKQRFSPY; encoded by the exons ATGGACACTGGTGTTATCGAAGGAGGTTTAAATGTCACACTTACCATTCGCCTACTTATGCATGGGAAG GAGGTTGGAAGCATCATTGGGAAG aaAGGAGAATCTGTAAAGAAGATGCGTGAAGAG AGTGGTGCTCGCATTAATATCTCAGAAGGGAACTGCCCAGAACGGATTATCACTCTTGCTGGACCCACTAATGCCATTTTCAAAGCATTTGCTATGATCattgacaaactggaagag GATATCAGCAGCTCAATGACCAACAGCACGGCTTCTAGCAGGCCCCCCGTCACTCTGAGACTTGTGGTACCTGCAAGCCAATGTGGCTCTCTCATTGGGAAAGGAGGCTGCAAGATCAAGGAGATAAGAGAG AGCACAGGGGCACAGGTCCAGGTGGCTGGAGACATGTTGCCCAACTCTACTGAGAGAGCGATCACCATTGCTGGGATTCCACAGTCCATCATTGAGTGTGTCAAACAGATCTGTGTTGTCATGCTGGAG TCTCCCCCAAAGGGTGTCACCATCCCTTACCGACCCAAGCCATCCAGTTCTCCTGTCATCTTTGCAGGCGGTCAG GACAGGtacagcagcggcagtgcaagcTACCCCCACACCGCCCCATCAATGTGCCTCAACTCTGACCTGGAGGGACCACCTCAAGAG GCCTATACCATTCAAGGACAGTATGCCATTCCACAGCCAGAT CTGACCAAGCTGCACCAGTTGGCAATGCAACAGTCACATTTTCCAATGTCTCATGGCAACACTGGATTCAGTG CAGGTTTGGATGCGTCAGCTCAAACTACTTCTCATGAACTCACCATTCCAAATGAT CTGATTGGATGCATCATTGGGCGTCAAGGCGCCAAGATCAATGAGATTCGCCAGATGTCTGGGGCGCAGATCAAAATTGCCAATCCCGTGGAAGGATCTACTGACAGGCAGGTTACCATAACTGGATCTGCAGCCAGCATTAGCCTGGCTCAGTATCTAATTAATGTCAG TTTAGAAAGCGCTAAACCCTCCTCCCAGGCAGCCTCCGTCACGATCCCCGACCACCTCAGCATCAACCTCTCTCAACCCTCcaccccttcttcttcttcctcctccaccaccaccccctcgcTTGCGACAGCAGGGGTCTCCGAAGCACCCTCCAGCCTCCCCAACCCTCTTCCGACCGCCCCCTGTGTCTCCAGTCTGCTTGGCATGAAACCCGTCCCTCTCCTGGCTCTAAATGTTGTGTCTGCTGCTAAGGGTGCCTCCACCACCTCAGCTGTGCCATGTGTTACTAACAAACTGAAAACGGAAAAACAGAGATTCTCTCCCTACTGA
- the PCBP2 gene encoding poly(rC)-binding protein 2 isoform X14: MDTGVIEGGLNVTLTIRLLMHGKEVGSIIGKKGESVKKMREESGARINISEGNCPERIITLAGPTNAIFKAFAMIIDKLEEDISSSMTNSTASSRPPVTLRLVVPASQCGSLIGKGGCKIKEIRESTGAQVQVAGDMLPNSTERAITIAGIPQSIIECVKQICVVMLESPPKGVTIPYRPKPSSSPVIFAGGQDRYSSGSASYPHTAPSMCLNSDLEGPPQEAYTIQGQYAIPQPDLTKLHQLAMQQSHFPMSHGNTGFSAGLDASAQTTSHELTIPNDLIGCIIGRQGAKINEIRQMSGAQIKIANPVEGSTDRQVTITGSAASISLAQYLINVRLSSETGGMGSS, translated from the exons ATGGACACTGGTGTTATCGAAGGAGGTTTAAATGTCACACTTACCATTCGCCTACTTATGCATGGGAAG GAGGTTGGAAGCATCATTGGGAAG aaAGGAGAATCTGTAAAGAAGATGCGTGAAGAG AGTGGTGCTCGCATTAATATCTCAGAAGGGAACTGCCCAGAACGGATTATCACTCTTGCTGGACCCACTAATGCCATTTTCAAAGCATTTGCTATGATCattgacaaactggaagag GATATCAGCAGCTCAATGACCAACAGCACGGCTTCTAGCAGGCCCCCCGTCACTCTGAGACTTGTGGTACCTGCAAGCCAATGTGGCTCTCTCATTGGGAAAGGAGGCTGCAAGATCAAGGAGATAAGAGAG AGCACAGGGGCACAGGTCCAGGTGGCTGGAGACATGTTGCCCAACTCTACTGAGAGAGCGATCACCATTGCTGGGATTCCACAGTCCATCATTGAGTGTGTCAAACAGATCTGTGTTGTCATGCTGGAG TCTCCCCCAAAGGGTGTCACCATCCCTTACCGACCCAAGCCATCCAGTTCTCCTGTCATCTTTGCAGGCGGTCAG GACAGGtacagcagcggcagtgcaagcTACCCCCACACCGCCCCATCAATGTGCCTCAACTCTGACCTGGAGGGACCACCTCAAGAG GCCTATACCATTCAAGGACAGTATGCCATTCCACAGCCAGAT CTGACCAAGCTGCACCAGTTGGCAATGCAACAGTCACATTTTCCAATGTCTCATGGCAACACTGGATTCAGTG CAGGTTTGGATGCGTCAGCTCAAACTACTTCTCATGAACTCACCATTCCAAATGAT CTGATTGGATGCATCATTGGGCGTCAAGGCGCCAAGATCAATGAGATTCGCCAGATGTCTGGGGCGCAGATCAAAATTGCCAATCCCGTGGAAGGATCTACTGACAGGCAGGTTACCATAACTGGATCTGCAGCCAGCATTAGCCTGGCTCAGTATCTAATTAATGTCAG
- the PCBP2 gene encoding poly(rC)-binding protein 2 isoform X1 encodes MDTGVIEGGLNVTLTIRLLMHGKEVGSIIGKKGESVKKMREESGARINISEGNCPERIITLAGPTNAIFKAFAMIIDKLEEDISSSMTNSTASSRPPVTLRLVVPASQCGSLIGKGGCKIKEIRESTGAQVQVAGDMLPNSTERAITIAGIPQSIIECVKQICVVMLESPPKGVTIPYRPKPSSSPVIFAGGQDRYSSGSASYPHTAPSMCLNSDLEGPPQEAYTIQGQYAIPQPDLTKLHQLAMQQSHFPMSHGNTGFSGVESSSPDVEGYWAGLDASAQTTSHELTIPNDLIGCIIGRQGAKINEIRQMSGAQIKIANPVEGSTDRQVTITGSAASISLAQYLINVSLESAKPSSQAASVTIPDHLSINLSQPSTPSSSSSSTTTPSLATAGVSEAPSSLPNPLPTAPCVSSLLGMKPVPLLALNVVSAAKGASTTSAVPCVTNKLKTEKQRFSPY; translated from the exons ATGGACACTGGTGTTATCGAAGGAGGTTTAAATGTCACACTTACCATTCGCCTACTTATGCATGGGAAG GAGGTTGGAAGCATCATTGGGAAG aaAGGAGAATCTGTAAAGAAGATGCGTGAAGAG AGTGGTGCTCGCATTAATATCTCAGAAGGGAACTGCCCAGAACGGATTATCACTCTTGCTGGACCCACTAATGCCATTTTCAAAGCATTTGCTATGATCattgacaaactggaagag GATATCAGCAGCTCAATGACCAACAGCACGGCTTCTAGCAGGCCCCCCGTCACTCTGAGACTTGTGGTACCTGCAAGCCAATGTGGCTCTCTCATTGGGAAAGGAGGCTGCAAGATCAAGGAGATAAGAGAG AGCACAGGGGCACAGGTCCAGGTGGCTGGAGACATGTTGCCCAACTCTACTGAGAGAGCGATCACCATTGCTGGGATTCCACAGTCCATCATTGAGTGTGTCAAACAGATCTGTGTTGTCATGCTGGAG TCTCCCCCAAAGGGTGTCACCATCCCTTACCGACCCAAGCCATCCAGTTCTCCTGTCATCTTTGCAGGCGGTCAG GACAGGtacagcagcggcagtgcaagcTACCCCCACACCGCCCCATCAATGTGCCTCAACTCTGACCTGGAGGGACCACCTCAAGAG GCCTATACCATTCAAGGACAGTATGCCATTCCACAGCCAGAT CTGACCAAGCTGCACCAGTTGGCAATGCAACAGTCACATTTTCCAATGTCTCATGGCAACACTGGATTCAGTG GCGTTGAATCCAGCTCTCCAGATGTAGAAGGCTATTGGG CAGGTTTGGATGCGTCAGCTCAAACTACTTCTCATGAACTCACCATTCCAAATGAT CTGATTGGATGCATCATTGGGCGTCAAGGCGCCAAGATCAATGAGATTCGCCAGATGTCTGGGGCGCAGATCAAAATTGCCAATCCCGTGGAAGGATCTACTGACAGGCAGGTTACCATAACTGGATCTGCAGCCAGCATTAGCCTGGCTCAGTATCTAATTAATGTCAG TTTAGAAAGCGCTAAACCCTCCTCCCAGGCAGCCTCCGTCACGATCCCCGACCACCTCAGCATCAACCTCTCTCAACCCTCcaccccttcttcttcttcctcctccaccaccaccccctcgcTTGCGACAGCAGGGGTCTCCGAAGCACCCTCCAGCCTCCCCAACCCTCTTCCGACCGCCCCCTGTGTCTCCAGTCTGCTTGGCATGAAACCCGTCCCTCTCCTGGCTCTAAATGTTGTGTCTGCTGCTAAGGGTGCCTCCACCACCTCAGCTGTGCCATGTGTTACTAACAAACTGAAAACGGAAAAACAGAGATTCTCTCCCTACTGA
- the PCBP2 gene encoding poly(rC)-binding protein 2 isoform X2, producing the protein MDTGVIEGGLNVTLTIRLLMHGKEVGSIIGKKGESVKKMREESGARINISEGNCPERIITLAGPTNAIFKAFAMIIDKLEEDISSSMTNSTASSRPPVTLRLVVPASQCGSLIGKGGCKIKEIRESTGAQVQVAGDMLPNSTERAITIAGIPQSIIECVKQICVVMLESPPKGVTIPYRPKPSSSPVIFAGGQDRYSSGSASYPHTAPSMCLNSDLEGPPQEAYTIQGQYAIPQPDLTKLHQLAMQQSHFPMSHGNTGFSGVESSSPDVEGYWGLDASAQTTSHELTIPNDLIGCIIGRQGAKINEIRQMSGAQIKIANPVEGSTDRQVTITGSAASISLAQYLINVSLESAKPSSQAASVTIPDHLSINLSQPSTPSSSSSSTTTPSLATAGVSEAPSSLPNPLPTAPCVSSLLGMKPVPLLALNVVSAAKGASTTSAVPCVTNKLKTEKQRFSPY; encoded by the exons ATGGACACTGGTGTTATCGAAGGAGGTTTAAATGTCACACTTACCATTCGCCTACTTATGCATGGGAAG GAGGTTGGAAGCATCATTGGGAAG aaAGGAGAATCTGTAAAGAAGATGCGTGAAGAG AGTGGTGCTCGCATTAATATCTCAGAAGGGAACTGCCCAGAACGGATTATCACTCTTGCTGGACCCACTAATGCCATTTTCAAAGCATTTGCTATGATCattgacaaactggaagag GATATCAGCAGCTCAATGACCAACAGCACGGCTTCTAGCAGGCCCCCCGTCACTCTGAGACTTGTGGTACCTGCAAGCCAATGTGGCTCTCTCATTGGGAAAGGAGGCTGCAAGATCAAGGAGATAAGAGAG AGCACAGGGGCACAGGTCCAGGTGGCTGGAGACATGTTGCCCAACTCTACTGAGAGAGCGATCACCATTGCTGGGATTCCACAGTCCATCATTGAGTGTGTCAAACAGATCTGTGTTGTCATGCTGGAG TCTCCCCCAAAGGGTGTCACCATCCCTTACCGACCCAAGCCATCCAGTTCTCCTGTCATCTTTGCAGGCGGTCAG GACAGGtacagcagcggcagtgcaagcTACCCCCACACCGCCCCATCAATGTGCCTCAACTCTGACCTGGAGGGACCACCTCAAGAG GCCTATACCATTCAAGGACAGTATGCCATTCCACAGCCAGAT CTGACCAAGCTGCACCAGTTGGCAATGCAACAGTCACATTTTCCAATGTCTCATGGCAACACTGGATTCAGTG GCGTTGAATCCAGCTCTCCAGATGTAGAAGGCTATTGGG GTTTGGATGCGTCAGCTCAAACTACTTCTCATGAACTCACCATTCCAAATGAT CTGATTGGATGCATCATTGGGCGTCAAGGCGCCAAGATCAATGAGATTCGCCAGATGTCTGGGGCGCAGATCAAAATTGCCAATCCCGTGGAAGGATCTACTGACAGGCAGGTTACCATAACTGGATCTGCAGCCAGCATTAGCCTGGCTCAGTATCTAATTAATGTCAG TTTAGAAAGCGCTAAACCCTCCTCCCAGGCAGCCTCCGTCACGATCCCCGACCACCTCAGCATCAACCTCTCTCAACCCTCcaccccttcttcttcttcctcctccaccaccaccccctcgcTTGCGACAGCAGGGGTCTCCGAAGCACCCTCCAGCCTCCCCAACCCTCTTCCGACCGCCCCCTGTGTCTCCAGTCTGCTTGGCATGAAACCCGTCCCTCTCCTGGCTCTAAATGTTGTGTCTGCTGCTAAGGGTGCCTCCACCACCTCAGCTGTGCCATGTGTTACTAACAAACTGAAAACGGAAAAACAGAGATTCTCTCCCTACTGA
- the PCBP2 gene encoding poly(rC)-binding protein 2 isoform X8, translating to MDTGVIEGGLNVTLTIRLLMHGKEVGSIIGKKGESVKKMREESGARINISEGNCPERIITLAGPTNAIFKAFAMIIDKLEEDISSSMTNSTASSRPPVTLRLVVPASQCGSLIGKGGCKIKEIRESTGAQVQVAGDMLPNSTERAITIAGIPQSIIECVKQICVVMLESPPKGVTIPYRPKPSSSPVIFAGGQAYTIQGQYAIPQPDLTKLHQLAMQQSHFPMSHGNTGFSGVESSSPDVEGYWAGLDASAQTTSHELTIPNDLIGCIIGRQGAKINEIRQMSGAQIKIANPVEGSTDRQVTITGSAASISLAQYLINVSLESAKPSSQAASVTIPDHLSINLSQPSTPSSSSSSTTTPSLATAGVSEAPSSLPNPLPTAPCVSSLLGMKPVPLLALNVVSAAKGASTTSAVPCVTNKLKTEKQRFSPY from the exons ATGGACACTGGTGTTATCGAAGGAGGTTTAAATGTCACACTTACCATTCGCCTACTTATGCATGGGAAG GAGGTTGGAAGCATCATTGGGAAG aaAGGAGAATCTGTAAAGAAGATGCGTGAAGAG AGTGGTGCTCGCATTAATATCTCAGAAGGGAACTGCCCAGAACGGATTATCACTCTTGCTGGACCCACTAATGCCATTTTCAAAGCATTTGCTATGATCattgacaaactggaagag GATATCAGCAGCTCAATGACCAACAGCACGGCTTCTAGCAGGCCCCCCGTCACTCTGAGACTTGTGGTACCTGCAAGCCAATGTGGCTCTCTCATTGGGAAAGGAGGCTGCAAGATCAAGGAGATAAGAGAG AGCACAGGGGCACAGGTCCAGGTGGCTGGAGACATGTTGCCCAACTCTACTGAGAGAGCGATCACCATTGCTGGGATTCCACAGTCCATCATTGAGTGTGTCAAACAGATCTGTGTTGTCATGCTGGAG TCTCCCCCAAAGGGTGTCACCATCCCTTACCGACCCAAGCCATCCAGTTCTCCTGTCATCTTTGCAGGCGGTCAG GCCTATACCATTCAAGGACAGTATGCCATTCCACAGCCAGAT CTGACCAAGCTGCACCAGTTGGCAATGCAACAGTCACATTTTCCAATGTCTCATGGCAACACTGGATTCAGTG GCGTTGAATCCAGCTCTCCAGATGTAGAAGGCTATTGGG CAGGTTTGGATGCGTCAGCTCAAACTACTTCTCATGAACTCACCATTCCAAATGAT CTGATTGGATGCATCATTGGGCGTCAAGGCGCCAAGATCAATGAGATTCGCCAGATGTCTGGGGCGCAGATCAAAATTGCCAATCCCGTGGAAGGATCTACTGACAGGCAGGTTACCATAACTGGATCTGCAGCCAGCATTAGCCTGGCTCAGTATCTAATTAATGTCAG TTTAGAAAGCGCTAAACCCTCCTCCCAGGCAGCCTCCGTCACGATCCCCGACCACCTCAGCATCAACCTCTCTCAACCCTCcaccccttcttcttcttcctcctccaccaccaccccctcgcTTGCGACAGCAGGGGTCTCCGAAGCACCCTCCAGCCTCCCCAACCCTCTTCCGACCGCCCCCTGTGTCTCCAGTCTGCTTGGCATGAAACCCGTCCCTCTCCTGGCTCTAAATGTTGTGTCTGCTGCTAAGGGTGCCTCCACCACCTCAGCTGTGCCATGTGTTACTAACAAACTGAAAACGGAAAAACAGAGATTCTCTCCCTACTGA